From one Phocaeicola salanitronis DSM 18170 genomic stretch:
- the phoU gene encoding phosphate signaling complex protein PhoU: MVKFVENELLNIKTEVNDMWQLVYQQLNNAYKSVLEVNMELADKVILREKRVNAFELRIDSDIEDFIALYNPVAVDLRFALAMLKINTNLERIGDYADSIARFVIRTDLKPENKALFAELQLEDMFDMVLHMLSTTYDALQKQDIGLAKSIFDKDETLDILNKNAIDTLAAYANEHPEDIKLCLEIAGIFRKLERAGDHINNLAEETVFYIDAEVLKHHKSMLRDSEEENLENDNKAES, from the coding sequence ATGGTAAAATTTGTAGAAAACGAACTTCTCAACATCAAGACAGAAGTAAACGATATGTGGCAGTTGGTTTACCAACAACTGAACAATGCCTATAAATCTGTATTGGAAGTCAATATGGAACTTGCCGATAAAGTAATATTACGCGAAAAACGTGTCAATGCATTCGAATTGCGTATCGACAGTGACATCGAAGATTTCATCGCATTGTACAATCCCGTAGCTGTAGACTTGCGCTTTGCACTTGCCATGCTGAAAATCAATACCAACCTGGAACGCATCGGCGACTATGCCGACAGCATCGCACGCTTTGTCATCCGCACCGATTTGAAACCGGAAAACAAGGCACTGTTTGCCGAACTCCAGCTGGAAGACATGTTCGATATGGTATTGCACATGCTCAGCACCACATACGATGCTTTGCAGAAACAGGACATCGGACTTGCAAAATCCATCTTCGACAAAGACGAAACATTGGATATCTTGAACAAAAACGCCATCGATACACTGGCGGCATACGCCAACGAACATCCCGAAGACATCAAGTTGTGTCTGGAAATCGCAGGCATCTTCCGCAAACTGGAACGTGCGGGTGACCACATCAACAACCTTGCCGAAGAAACTGTATTCTACATTGATGCGGAAGTATTGAAACACCACAAATCAATGCTTAGAGATTCGGAAGAAGAAAATCTGGAAAACGACAACAAAGCAGAAAGCTAA
- a CDS encoding DUF3868 domain-containing protein gives MKKTIIYIGFLLAFAGTAQAQEGLKGRITVNDVSLSVAGDSLRVQMDMDFSALHLPANRSVSLLPSLRMDTAIVRLPGVDVMGRRQYIQWQRNTGRSAMTQVIRRYNGTTQHLHYQTAVPIAERPGLVRLYLDEDSCGCLREVLADRNRLLAEQDFTPAVFTPHFVYVSPQAETRKTRHEKGAAYVDFPVNKTDIRPDYRGNRSELAKIENTINRIKGDADVSINHITIKGYASPEGSYANNSRLAEARTRSLVDYLKKEYPLDASLFRLDYEPEDWEGLRAYIAKGSLPEKDALLSLIDSGLEADAKERRLRTEYPEAYRTLLRDCFPALRHSDYVVAYTVRGFDVEEARKLIWKEPQKLSLQEMYAVAQTYGTGSKEYNEVFETAVRLFPDDEAANLNAANSAMQRNELDRAENYLKRAGDSGEALIARGILAYMKNDLEKAESYFRQAQQRGVKEADSNLDSLLRVKANKY, from the coding sequence ATGAAGAAAACAATCATTTATATCGGTTTCCTCTTGGCTTTTGCCGGAACGGCACAGGCGCAAGAAGGGTTGAAAGGAAGAATTACGGTCAACGATGTCAGTCTGTCTGTCGCTGGAGATTCGCTTCGTGTACAGATGGATATGGACTTCTCGGCATTGCATCTTCCGGCAAACCGTTCGGTTTCTTTATTGCCTTCCCTCCGTATGGATACGGCAATTGTCCGCCTGCCCGGAGTAGACGTCATGGGGCGCAGGCAATACATTCAGTGGCAACGGAACACCGGCAGGAGTGCGATGACGCAAGTGATACGGCGTTATAACGGCACGACGCAACACCTGCATTACCAGACTGCCGTCCCCATAGCGGAACGTCCGGGACTGGTGCGCCTGTATCTGGATGAAGACTCCTGCGGATGCTTGCGCGAAGTGTTGGCGGACCGCAACCGCCTGCTTGCCGAACAGGACTTTACACCGGCTGTATTTACGCCACACTTTGTCTACGTCAGCCCACAGGCGGAAACCCGTAAGACACGCCACGAGAAAGGGGCAGCCTACGTTGACTTCCCCGTCAACAAGACCGACATACGTCCCGATTATCGCGGCAACCGGTCGGAACTGGCAAAGATAGAAAACACCATCAACCGCATCAAAGGCGATGCGGACGTGTCCATCAACCACATTACCATCAAAGGCTATGCTTCGCCCGAAGGTTCGTATGCCAACAACAGCCGGCTGGCGGAAGCGCGTACCCGCTCGCTGGTAGACTATCTGAAAAAGGAATATCCGCTCGACGCTTCCCTGTTCCGGTTAGATTACGAGCCGGAAGACTGGGAAGGTCTGCGTGCTTACATTGCAAAGGGCAGCTTGCCCGAAAAGGATGCGTTGCTCAGCTTGATAGACAGCGGTTTGGAAGCCGATGCCAAAGAACGCCGCTTGCGCACGGAATATCCCGAAGCATACCGCACGTTGCTGCGCGACTGTTTCCCGGCTTTGCGTCATTCCGATTATGTAGTGGCGTATACCGTACGCGGTTTCGATGTGGAGGAAGCCCGGAAGCTGATTTGGAAAGAGCCGCAAAAGCTTTCGCTGCAAGAGATGTATGCCGTGGCGCAGACCTACGGAACAGGCAGCAAGGAATACAATGAAGTGTTCGAAACGGCGGTACGCCTTTTCCCCGATGATGAGGCGGCAAACCTGAATGCAGCAAATTCGGCAATGCAGCGGAATGAATTGGATAGAGCTGAAAACTATTTGAAACGTGCAGGCGATAGCGGCGAGGCTTTGATAGCCCGTGGCATATTGGCTTACATGAAAAATGATTTAGAAAAAGCGGAAAGCTATTTCCGGCAGGCACAGCAACGGGGTGTAAAAGAGGCGGATAGCAACTTGGATAGTCTGCTTCGGGTGAAAGCGAACAAGTATTAA
- the pstB gene encoding phosphate ABC transporter ATP-binding protein PstB — protein sequence MNKIEAKNVDFYYGDFHALKNINITIPNNEVVAFIGPSGCGKSTFLRLFNRMNDLIPGTRLTGEICIDGRNIYEPSVNVDILRKNVGMVFQRPNPFPKSIFENVAYGLRVNGIKDKEFITERVETALKGAALWNEVKDKLKASAYDLSGGQQQRLCIARAMAVEPSVLLMDEPASALDPISTAKIEELICELSSQTTVVIVTHSMQQAARVSNKTAFFYMGEMVEYGETKKIFTSPDKEATQNYITGRFG from the coding sequence ATGAATAAGATTGAAGCTAAAAACGTAGATTTCTATTACGGCGACTTTCATGCGCTGAAGAATATCAATATCACGATTCCAAACAATGAAGTGGTTGCCTTTATCGGTCCTTCCGGATGTGGTAAATCAACCTTCCTGCGCTTGTTCAACCGCATGAACGATTTGATTCCGGGAACCCGGCTGACTGGAGAAATCTGTATTGACGGACGGAACATCTACGAACCGTCGGTCAATGTAGACATCTTACGCAAAAACGTGGGTATGGTATTCCAACGTCCCAACCCGTTCCCGAAAAGCATCTTCGAGAATGTAGCTTACGGGTTACGCGTCAATGGCATCAAAGACAAGGAATTCATTACCGAACGGGTGGAAACAGCATTGAAAGGCGCAGCCTTGTGGAACGAAGTGAAAGACAAGTTGAAGGCTTCTGCCTACGATCTCTCCGGAGGACAACAGCAGCGTCTGTGCATCGCACGTGCCATGGCAGTAGAACCTTCGGTGTTGCTGATGGACGAACCGGCATCTGCCCTCGACCCCATTTCTACAGCAAAGATTGAAGAACTGATTTGCGAACTGAGCTCACAGACTACTGTAGTCATCGTAACCCACAGCATGCAACAGGCTGCCCGCGTAAGTAACAAGACTGCTTTCTTCTATATGGGCGAAATGGTAGAATACGGCGAAACCAAGAAAATCTTTACCAGCCCCGATAAAGAAGCTACCCAGAACTACATCACCGGACGCTTCGGATAA
- a CDS encoding GNAT family N-acetyltransferase, producing MRNDLSIREEKSKDFPFIRSLTEQAFLNVPESDHTEHLLVERLRQSEAYIPELSLVAETNTGKIVGHILLSKVGIVSEKGTTTVLSVAPLSVLPEFQRQGIGGMLLREAHRRAALLGYKAVLLLGHKDYYPRFGYRRASSYGIRSCFEFIVR from the coding sequence ATGAGAAACGACCTATCAATCAGAGAAGAAAAAAGCAAGGATTTTCCCTTCATACGTAGCCTGACCGAACAGGCATTTCTAAACGTACCGGAAAGCGACCATACAGAACACTTACTGGTGGAACGCCTGCGGCAATCAGAAGCCTATATTCCGGAACTGTCTTTGGTGGCAGAAACAAACACAGGAAAAATCGTAGGACACATCCTGCTTTCAAAAGTAGGAATCGTATCAGAAAAAGGCACGACCACCGTACTTAGTGTCGCTCCCCTGTCTGTATTGCCTGAATTTCAACGGCAAGGCATCGGAGGCATGCTCCTGCGTGAAGCCCACAGACGGGCAGCCCTGCTGGGTTACAAAGCTGTCCTGTTGCTGGGGCATAAGGATTATTATCCAAGATTCGGCTATCGGAGAGCCTCATCCTATGGCATAAGAAGCTGTTTTGAATTTATCGTGCGATGA
- a CDS encoding (Fe-S)-binding protein, whose protein sequence is MKVGLFVPCYINAVYPEVGVASYKLLKSLGVDVDYPLDQTCCGQPMANAGFEMESKELAKRFDSLFEGYDYIVGPSASCVVFVRDHYGNLLKEEPHRCASEGKIYDICEFIHDVIKPDSLPASFPHKVSIQNSCHGVRLMHLSSPSELNVPYYNKLRDLLSLVKGIEIVEPERPDECCGFGGMFAVEEHDVSGRMGRDKVQRHIDTGAEYIVGADSSCLMHQTGIIERDHLPIKTIHIVQILAAGL, encoded by the coding sequence ATGAAAGTAGGATTGTTTGTTCCCTGTTACATCAATGCCGTCTATCCCGAAGTGGGGGTTGCCTCCTACAAGCTCCTGAAAAGCCTGGGGGTGGATGTGGATTATCCATTGGACCAGACCTGTTGCGGACAGCCGATGGCAAATGCAGGGTTTGAAATGGAATCGAAAGAGCTGGCAAAGCGTTTCGACAGCTTGTTTGAGGGGTACGATTATATCGTCGGGCCTTCTGCCAGTTGTGTGGTGTTCGTACGCGACCATTATGGCAATTTGCTGAAAGAGGAACCGCACCGTTGTGCCAGTGAAGGCAAGATTTACGATATTTGCGAGTTTATCCACGATGTGATAAAGCCGGATTCGCTTCCGGCATCGTTCCCGCATAAGGTCAGCATTCAGAACAGTTGTCACGGGGTGAGGCTGATGCACCTTTCGTCGCCCAGTGAACTGAACGTACCTTATTATAATAAATTGCGCGATTTGTTGTCGTTGGTAAAGGGTATCGAGATTGTAGAGCCTGAGCGTCCGGACGAATGTTGTGGCTTCGGAGGCATGTTTGCCGTAGAAGAACACGATGTGTCGGGGCGTATGGGGCGCGACAAGGTGCAACGGCACATCGATACGGGTGCCGAGTATATCGTAGGAGCAGACAGTTCGTGCCTGATGCATCAGACAGGCATTATCGAGCGCGACCATCTGCCTATCAAGACCATTCATATTGTTCAAATTTTAGCTGCAGGATTATGA
- the pstC gene encoding phosphate ABC transporter permease subunit PstC translates to MKRLIDNIARYVLTVSGFTTSVVILLIIGFLFKEAVGLFNNPIVEDGYVLALNKENDVKRLSAQQIKNIFDEEITNWKEVGGKDMPITVFRLEDLDKHYTEAELGAEYEYAGDKIAEQVHQTPGIVAYVPDVLMKGQKDIHYIENQDIPVKDVLLGNEWFPTATPSPIFGILPLISGTLWVSFFAILIALPFGLAISIYLAEVANEKTRKFLKPIIELLNGIPSVVYGFFGLAVIVPFLQQTFNLPVGESGLAGSLVLAIMALPTIITVGEDAMRSCPRSMREASLALGATQWQTIYKVVIPFSISGITSGIVLGIGRAIGETMAVLMVTGNAAVMPHSILEPLRTIPATIAAELGEAPAGGAHYQSLFLLGVILFFITLIINSCVEIVSSRNKFKK, encoded by the coding sequence ATGAAAAGATTGATTGATAACATCGCACGGTATGTGCTTACCGTAAGCGGATTCACCACCAGTGTGGTAATCCTGCTGATTATCGGCTTCTTGTTCAAAGAAGCAGTAGGCCTCTTCAACAATCCCATCGTAGAAGACGGATACGTGCTGGCACTGAACAAGGAAAACGATGTAAAACGACTCAGCGCACAACAAATAAAAAACATTTTCGATGAGGAAATCACCAACTGGAAAGAAGTGGGCGGCAAAGACATGCCCATTACCGTGTTCCGTCTGGAAGACCTCGACAAGCATTATACAGAAGCGGAATTAGGAGCGGAATATGAATATGCCGGCGACAAGATTGCTGAACAGGTTCACCAGACTCCGGGTATTGTTGCTTACGTCCCCGATGTATTGATGAAAGGACAAAAAGACATCCATTACATCGAAAACCAAGATATTCCCGTAAAGGATGTCTTATTAGGCAATGAATGGTTCCCTACCGCAACTCCTTCCCCTATTTTCGGTATCCTTCCATTGATTAGCGGTACGCTATGGGTAAGCTTTTTCGCCATCCTCATCGCCTTGCCTTTCGGGCTTGCCATTTCCATTTATCTTGCCGAAGTGGCAAACGAAAAGACCCGAAAATTCCTGAAGCCGATTATCGAATTACTGAATGGTATTCCTTCTGTCGTTTACGGTTTCTTTGGCCTGGCGGTCATCGTACCTTTCCTCCAGCAGACATTCAACCTGCCTGTAGGTGAATCGGGATTGGCAGGCAGCCTGGTACTTGCCATCATGGCATTGCCGACCATCATCACCGTAGGCGAAGACGCCATGCGCAGTTGTCCGCGAAGCATGCGCGAAGCCAGCCTTGCCTTGGGAGCTACACAATGGCAGACTATTTATAAAGTCGTAATCCCGTTTTCTATTTCCGGTATTACCTCTGGCATTGTATTGGGCATCGGACGCGCCATCGGCGAAACCATGGCGGTATTGATGGTAACCGGTAATGCAGCAGTCATGCCCCATAGCATTCTGGAACCATTGCGCACCATCCCGGCAACCATTGCAGCCGAATTGGGTGAAGCGCCTGCCGGAGGTGCACACTACCAGTCACTTTTCCTGCTGGGTGTCATCCTGTTTTTCATCACTTTAATTATTAACTCTTGCGTAGAAATCGTATCTTCGCGCAATAAATTCAAGAAATAA
- the pstA gene encoding phosphate ABC transporter permease PstA produces the protein MAVEIDPSYMKHKKGIQKGMFTCFRILSYFIAAVLFYILGFIIVKGISVINWDFLTQAPTDGMTKGGILPAIVGTFYLMIGSAVFSFPVGVMSGIYMNEYAPKGKMVNFIRTMTNNLAGIPSIVFGLFGMAFFVNYLDFGDSIIAGSLTLGLLALPIVIRTTEEAFKDIPNSYREGSLALGATKAQTIWKVLLPMAMPRIITGLILSLGRVSGETAPILFTCAAYFLPKLPESIFDQCMALPYHLYVIATSGTDIEAQTPIAYGTAFVLIVIVLIMNLLANNIRKYFENKLKSK, from the coding sequence ATGGCTGTAGAAATCGATCCGTCTTACATGAAGCACAAAAAAGGCATTCAGAAAGGAATGTTCACTTGCTTCCGCATACTGAGCTACTTCATTGCAGCAGTATTGTTCTACATATTGGGATTTATCATCGTAAAAGGCATCAGCGTCATCAATTGGGACTTCCTCACTCAGGCTCCTACCGACGGTATGACCAAAGGAGGAATCCTGCCTGCCATTGTGGGTACGTTTTACCTGATGATAGGAAGTGCCGTATTCTCGTTTCCTGTAGGTGTGATGAGCGGCATTTATATGAACGAATATGCCCCTAAAGGCAAAATGGTAAACTTCATCCGCACAATGACAAACAACCTTGCCGGCATCCCGTCTATCGTATTCGGCTTGTTCGGTATGGCTTTCTTTGTCAATTACCTCGACTTTGGCGACAGTATCATAGCCGGTTCGCTTACGTTAGGCTTGCTTGCCTTGCCGATTGTCATCCGTACCACTGAGGAAGCTTTCAAAGACATCCCAAACAGTTATCGCGAAGGAAGCCTTGCTTTGGGCGCTACCAAGGCACAGACCATCTGGAAAGTATTGCTGCCTATGGCGATGCCCCGCATCATTACCGGACTGATACTTTCATTGGGACGTGTATCAGGCGAAACCGCCCCTATCCTCTTTACGTGTGCCGCCTATTTCTTGCCCAAACTGCCCGAAAGCATCTTCGACCAATGTATGGCGTTGCCGTATCACCTGTATGTCATCGCTACCAGCGGTACCGACATTGAGGCACAAACGCCTATCGCCTATGGCACAGCATTTGTTCTGATTGTCATCGTACTGATTATGAACTTACTTGCCAACAACATCCGAAAATATTTTGAAAACAAATTAAAATCCAAATAA
- a CDS encoding LutC/YkgG family protein, with protein MSSREDILQNIRRNTRTRYERPDLTSLEEEALTYADPVGQFCKIMVQMGGKAVVLGKEDDLNEVIRQLYPDAKRIASILKEVPTGEKIQLITCATFHPDEVENPGELDGTDLAIVDGRIGVCENGAVWLQQDVEQRAIYFISEALVILLDRKNLVNNMHEAYKRIDTGEYGYGVFMSGPSKTADIEQALVMGAHGPRSVTVILL; from the coding sequence ATGAGCAGTAGAGAAGATATATTACAGAACATACGCCGCAATACGCGGACACGTTATGAACGGCCGGACTTGACATCGCTGGAAGAGGAAGCTTTGACTTATGCGGATCCGGTTGGCCAATTTTGTAAAATTATGGTACAGATGGGCGGTAAAGCCGTTGTATTGGGAAAGGAAGACGATTTGAACGAAGTTATCCGGCAATTGTATCCGGATGCCAAACGCATTGCGTCCATTCTGAAAGAAGTGCCTACAGGTGAAAAAATCCAACTTATCACCTGTGCGACTTTCCATCCGGATGAGGTGGAAAATCCGGGAGAACTGGACGGTACAGACCTTGCCATCGTTGATGGCAGGATTGGTGTATGCGAAAACGGTGCTGTCTGGTTGCAGCAGGATGTGGAACAACGTGCCATTTACTTTATTTCGGAGGCACTGGTGATTTTGCTGGACCGTAAGAATCTTGTCAACAACATGCACGAGGCTTACAAGCGGATTGATACGGGCGAATATGGTTATGGGGTTTTTATGTCGGGACCTTCGAAGACTGCCGATATTGAGCAGGCTTTGGTTATGGGAGCTCACGGTCCGCGTAGCGTGACCGTGATATTGTTGTGA
- a CDS encoding lactate utilization protein B → MSTKHSKAAGAFLKNREMAAWHDETLWMVRAKRDKMSKEVPEWEQLRDAACALKMYSNSHLDQLLQEFEKNALANGAYVYWAKDADGYCKIIYNILSGHQVKHFIKSKSMLAEECGLNEYLEEKGIEVVESDLGERILQLMHKRPSHIVMPAIHIKKEEIGELFVREMGTEPGNNDQTYLTHAARKNLRQKFIHAEAAMTGANFAVASTGECVVCTNEGNADMGTSQPKLQITAFGLEKIVPDREALGVFTRLLARSGTGQPITSYTSHYRKPRKGGELHIIIVDNGRSQILADQEHVKTLNCLRCGACMNTCPVYRRSGGYSYTYFIPGPIGINLGMLKAPLHYYDNVSACSLCYSCQNVCPAKVDLADQIYRWRQRMDGLGVASKEKKLMSGGMKFLMERPALFNFALKNASIANSLPRWTLYNDMNDWGKEHEMPKFVKESFNEMWKKGKV, encoded by the coding sequence ATGAGTACGAAACATTCGAAAGCTGCCGGAGCGTTTCTGAAGAACCGTGAGATGGCTGCCTGGCACGACGAGACGTTATGGATGGTGCGTGCCAAACGGGATAAAATGAGTAAGGAGGTTCCTGAGTGGGAGCAGTTGCGTGATGCGGCATGTGCCCTGAAGATGTACAGCAACAGTCATTTGGACCAGTTGTTGCAGGAATTTGAGAAAAATGCACTTGCCAACGGGGCATACGTGTATTGGGCAAAAGATGCCGATGGGTATTGTAAAATTATTTATAATATCCTGAGCGGGCATCAGGTGAAGCATTTCATCAAGAGCAAATCGATGCTTGCCGAGGAGTGTGGGCTGAACGAGTATCTGGAAGAAAAAGGAATCGAGGTGGTGGAAAGTGATTTGGGCGAACGCATCCTTCAACTGATGCACAAGCGTCCGAGCCATATCGTGATGCCTGCCATTCATATCAAGAAAGAAGAAATCGGTGAATTGTTCGTGCGTGAAATGGGTACCGAGCCAGGCAATAACGACCAGACATACCTGACTCATGCAGCACGCAAGAACTTGCGCCAGAAGTTCATTCATGCGGAAGCAGCCATGACGGGTGCCAATTTTGCGGTGGCATCGACCGGTGAATGTGTAGTGTGTACCAATGAAGGGAACGCCGATATGGGCACTTCGCAGCCCAAACTTCAGATTACGGCTTTCGGGCTGGAAAAGATTGTTCCCGACCGTGAAGCTTTGGGCGTATTTACCCGTCTGTTGGCACGTTCGGGCACAGGGCAGCCCATTACTTCATATACGTCGCATTACCGTAAGCCACGGAAGGGAGGCGAGTTGCATATCATCATTGTAGATAATGGGCGGAGCCAGATTCTTGCCGACCAGGAGCATGTGAAGACGCTGAACTGCCTGCGTTGTGGTGCGTGTATGAACACTTGTCCGGTGTACAGGCGTTCGGGAGGTTATTCGTACACCTATTTCATACCGGGACCCATCGGCATCAATCTGGGGATGCTGAAGGCTCCTTTGCACTATTATGACAATGTTTCGGCATGTTCACTGTGTTATTCGTGCCAGAATGTGTGTCCGGCAAAGGTTGACCTTGCCGACCAGATTTACCGTTGGAGGCAACGGATGGACGGCTTGGGTGTGGCAAGCAAGGAAAAGAAGCTGATGTCGGGCGGCATGAAGTTCCTGATGGAGCGTCCTGCCTTGTTCAACTTTGCCTTGAAGAATGCTTCCATCGCCAATTCGCTTCCCCGCTGGACATTGTACAACGATATGAATGACTGGGGCAAGGAGCATGAGATGCCGAAGTTTGTCAAAGAGAGTTTCAACGAGATGTGGAAGAAAGGGAAAGTGTGA
- a CDS encoding DUF3575 domain-containing protein, producing the protein MKRLLFVLLSCIGLSVSAQNWAVKTNLLYDMTATMNLGAEVRMSPQWTLDVSANWNPWTFSDNKKWKQLVVQPEARYWFCEAFNGHFVGAHLLGGIYNMGNWDTDFTFLGTDFGKLKDYRFEGWMVGMGIAYGYQWMLSKHWSVEAEIGIGYVYSQYDKYDCATCGETYEQDKPHHYVGPTKLALSLIYVF; encoded by the coding sequence ATGAAGCGTTTGCTTTTCGTCCTTTTGTCATGCATAGGACTGTCGGTTTCAGCGCAAAATTGGGCGGTGAAGACCAATCTGTTGTACGATATGACCGCGACCATGAATTTGGGAGCGGAAGTCCGTATGTCCCCACAGTGGACATTGGATGTATCCGCGAATTGGAATCCGTGGACCTTTTCCGACAACAAGAAGTGGAAACAGCTTGTTGTCCAGCCCGAGGCGCGCTATTGGTTTTGCGAGGCATTCAACGGTCACTTTGTAGGCGCGCACCTCTTGGGCGGCATCTACAACATGGGCAACTGGGATACCGATTTCACTTTCTTGGGCACCGATTTCGGCAAGCTGAAAGATTACCGTTTCGAAGGATGGATGGTGGGAATGGGCATTGCCTACGGATACCAATGGATGCTTTCCAAGCATTGGAGCGTAGAGGCGGAAATCGGTATCGGTTACGTGTATTCCCAATACGACAAGTACGACTGCGCCACGTGCGGCGAGACGTACGAACAGGATAAGCCCCATCATTATGTTGGCCCTACCAAGTTGGCTCTCAGCCTGATTTATGTCTTTTAA
- a CDS encoding phosphate ABC transporter substrate-binding protein, which yields MCLPGILMAQRIKGSDTVLPLTQELSEMYMNQNPSATVTVTGGGSGVGISALLDGTTDLAMASRKIKFSEKMKMKQSKHEPCEYIVAYDALAVIVNPQNPVKQLTREQLEGIFRGKITNWKEVGGEDARIVVYSRETSSGTYEFFKESVLHNKNYMSSVLSMPATGAIIQSVRQTKGAIGYVGLAYLNPYVKAIAVSYDQGKHYVYPSVESATRKEYPIVRPLYYYYDKQNEKNVMPFLNFTTSKEGQAKTLDLGFIPR from the coding sequence ATGTGTCTTCCTGGCATACTGATGGCACAACGCATCAAGGGAAGCGATACCGTACTTCCTCTTACTCAGGAACTATCGGAAATGTACATGAATCAAAATCCCTCTGCTACAGTTACTGTCACCGGAGGCGGTAGCGGTGTAGGAATCTCGGCATTACTTGACGGAACAACCGACTTGGCAATGGCATCCCGAAAAATAAAGTTCAGCGAGAAAATGAAAATGAAACAGTCGAAGCACGAGCCCTGCGAATATATCGTGGCATACGATGCACTGGCTGTTATTGTCAATCCTCAAAATCCGGTTAAACAACTTACCCGCGAACAATTGGAAGGCATCTTCCGGGGCAAAATCACCAACTGGAAAGAAGTGGGAGGTGAAGATGCCCGCATCGTAGTCTACTCGCGCGAAACGTCTTCGGGTACATACGAATTCTTCAAAGAAAGTGTATTACACAACAAAAACTATATGAGCAGCGTGCTCTCTATGCCTGCCACAGGTGCTATCATCCAATCAGTACGCCAGACCAAAGGCGCTATCGGCTATGTAGGATTGGCTTACTTGAATCCTTATGTGAAAGCCATTGCCGTATCCTACGACCAAGGCAAACACTACGTCTATCCCTCGGTAGAAAGCGCGACGCGAAAAGAATATCCCATTGTCCGTCCGTTGTATTACTATTACGACAAGCAAAACGAAAAGAATGTCATGCCATTCCTCAATTTCACCACCTCGAAAGAAGGGCAAGCCAAAACATTGGATTTGGGCTTCATTCCTCGCTAA